From Pseudodesulfovibrio nedwellii:
ATTATCCGCAAGCAAGGGAACGAAGCAGGGCAGACCCTGACGGGTTCTTATGATGCGGATTTGTTTGAAGGTGAGCATGAACAGTCTTTCGGCAGCAAGCTGGAAGAGATCGCGCCCCGTTTTGACGATCTGTGGGAAAGCGGTGAGTTTGGTGGTTTGTTTGGACTTCTCGGAGAGTTGCGTCCTTCCGTGGATGGTTTCTTCGACAACGTCATGGTTATGTGCGATGATGCGGATATCCGGTTGAATCGGTTAAATCTGTTGAAAGCACTGGTTGACCGTTTGAGTCGTTTGGCTGATTTTAACGCATTGCAAGTCTAGTTTCTATTTAGAAAACACTTGACATCAGAGGAAGAGTCCATATAAAAGGCTCTCCCTTTGGGAATAATAACAAGCAATAGTATTTTACTACGATAATAAATTGATCAGGAGAAATTACCTTGGCTAATCACAAGTCCGCCTTGAAGAGGCACCGTCAGAGCTTGAAGCGTCGCGCCCGCAACCGCATTTCCAAGACCCGTATCAAGAACACCGTTAAGGCTGTTCGCGTGGCCATCGAGGAGAAGGATGTTGCAAAGGCTATGGAGGCCCTGAAGGACGCTACGTCCATTCTGGACAGAGCTGCCCGTAAAAAGATCATCCACCAGCGTCAGGCTCAGCGCCGTATTGCTCGCCTTCAGGTGGCAATCAACAAGATCGCTGAATAGCCGTATTTTTGCTGCTATGAAAGTAGCCCGCTGTA
This genomic window contains:
- the rpsT gene encoding 30S ribosomal protein S20 encodes the protein MANHKSALKRHRQSLKRRARNRISKTRIKNTVKAVRVAIEEKDVAKAMEALKDATSILDRAARKKIIHQRQAQRRIARLQVAINKIAE